In a genomic window of Drosophila takahashii strain IR98-3 E-12201 chromosome 3L, DtakHiC1v2, whole genome shotgun sequence:
- the LOC108063762 gene encoding filaggrin-2 — protein MSEAAKQQEQDREQLPQELIDCDIDFEEDSAPKEREVRIAAKSSDKRYSKALKKVIKVQGMLEEAMALLAEEDVRCQEKRSKKGKKQAKKQAKKDKKKAKKLAKKKGEEENQVAGEDPANSSSSSSSSSSSSSSSSSSSSSSSEDEEVNFYGYGWGHNPWRRHGHHGIGRRHGHGFGHKHGHKHGHKHGHGPHHHGRHHRRPHLGPHFGPPHHHYGHHIGPHPFDFNRRSYPGPWQDQCQFFRWMGLPWALDNAAACRRSRSLPRPEPHCRGDLGFGFGFGPGYGHGHGHQGRPHGRRVERSLSRSGSGERKHCERKSRGRRSRSSSSSSSSSSSSSEDEKKTRKRKEKRSSSSSSSSSSSSSDSSDSHVQRRHGHRHGHHFGPPHGRHGHHGHHFGSPGHRHHGPHFGPHHGPHHGFGPEFPFPQGGPGERPPFGPHGHHGPHGHHGPHGPHAEPFGPPSEFLGRRGRSLSRSHCEKENRERSKSHGQEKGEKVEGQKDGKDKCKKGKKKHGKRGHGHKNHRG, from the coding sequence ATGAGCGAGGCAGCCaaacagcaggagcaggatcgGGAGCAGCTTCCCCAGGAGCTGATCGACTGCGACATTGATTTCGAGGAGGACTCAGCTCCCAAGGAGCGGGAGGTCAGAATCGCAGCCAAGTCCTCCGACAAACGGTACTCCAAGGCCCTCAAGAAGGTGATCAAGGTGCAGGGTATGCTGGAGGAGGCCATGGCTCTGCTGGCCGAGGAGGATGTGAGGTGCCAGGAGAAGAGATCCAAGAAGGGCAAAAAGCAGGCAAAGAAGCAGGCCAAGAAGGACAAGAAGAAGGCAAAGAAGCTCGCCAAGAAGAAGGGGGAGGAGGAGAACCAGGTGGCTGGCGAGGATCCCGCGAACTCCTCATccagctcctccagctccaGTTCCTCCAGCTCGAGCTCCTCCAGTTCGAGCTCCTCCAGCTCCGAAGACGAGGAGGTTAACTTCTACGGCTACGGCTGGGGACACAATCCCTGGCGACGACATGGACACCATGGTATTGGCCGCCGACATGGACACGGTTTTGGCCACAAACATGGTCACAAGCATGGTCACAAGCATGGTCATGGACCTCATCACCATGGCCGACACCATCGCCGTCCCCACTTGGGACCCCACTTTGGACCACCCCACCACCACTACGGACACCACATTGGACCTCACCCCTTTGACTTCAATCGGAGATCCTATCCGGGACCTTGGCAGGATCAGTGCCAGTTTTTTCGGTGGATGGGCTTGCCGTGGGCCCTGGACAATGCCGCGGCCTGCCGGAGGAGCCGATCGCTGCCGAGACCTGAGCCCCATTGTCGTGGAGatctcggattcggattcggctTCGGACCGGGATACGGACACGGACATGGCCACCAGGGTCGACCACATGGCCGTCGAGTAGAGAGATCCCTATCCCGTTCCGGTTCGGGGGAGAGGAAGCACTGCGAAAGGAAGTCCAGGGGTAGAAGGTCAAGGTCCAGTTCTAGCTCCAGTTCCAGCTCCAGTTCTTCTTCAGAGGATGAAAAGAAGACCCGGAAACGCAAGGAGAAGCGTTCCTCCTCCAGCTCTTCTTCAAGTTCGAGCTCCAGTTCGGACAGTTCGGACAGCCATGTGCAGAGGAGGCATGGTCATCGTCATGGTCATCATTTTGGACCTCCCCATGGACGTCATGGTCATCATGGTCATCATTTTGGATCTCCCGGACACCGTCATCATGGACCTCATTTCGGACCCCATCATGGCCCAcaccatggatttgggccggAGTTTCCTTTTCCACAAGGAGGACCCGGTGAACGACCACCTTTTGGACCCCATGGACACCATGGACCCCACGGACACCACGGACCCCATGGACCCCATGCCGAACCTTTTGGACCACCATCCGAATTCTTAGGTCGTCGCGGACGTTCACTATCACGTTCCCACTGTGAGAAGGAAAACCGGGAGAGATCCAAGTCCCATGGTCAGGAAAAGGGCGAAAAAGTCGAGGGTCAAAAGGATGGCAAGGATAAGTGCAAGAAGGGCAAGAAGAAGCACGGAAAACGTGGTCATGGACATAAGAACCATCGTGGTTAG